TTAATTAACTTGGATGAAGAAACTGAACGTGTAACATGTTCTTGACTCTTGAGAAGCCACAGACAGTAAGTTTTGTCTTGAAAAGATTCTCCTTATcttgcttttcttcttctttttcttttttttttatttcttattggAATCTCCAATAATGATGCCTGCTTGAATGTCATTGGTCTATGTGATTTTAGTGCTAGTCTTCAAAGGCATATTCATGGATGGCGGCCATGTTTTATTGCCTTGATGGGTAATAAAAGAGTAGATCATTGCCTACCGTCtctcttataaaatatttgttgagACATGGTAACATAGTGGTGAAGCTGGAGGAATAATGCAGTTAGTATGTATGTCGCCATTGCAACTTGACAGAGTTCTGGCATCTTAACAGTATGTGAAAGAGCTAAACACAATTTCTAAAACATAGTTATCACTCGAATAGTTTGCATGTGACTTTACAGAAAGACAAAGAACATCAAGTTGATTGAGAGGGATGGTAACTTATGACCTTTCACCATTCAATAACAAAATCGCTAGACTTACTATGTTGAAGTCACTGCCCATTATGTCCCACTACGACAGAACCAAAAATCTTCCTTGAAAGATTAAAACATCAGCACTTTCCTCTTCTTAAGTCTTCTTATAGAGACAAAGACCACCACTATATTAACTTACCTCTCGTACACTATATCTTACAAAGAGAAACAACAAAGCAAAACTAGAACTTCTCTGTTTCACTTAGTAGTTATGGTGGTTCTACTGAACTCACATCCTTGTTTtgttcttattcttcttcttgcaGCATTCTCTTGCTTCTCTCTGAGGCTATGTTTCGGCGAAGACAGACTCACCTTCTCAACTCCGATCAAAGACTCAGAGTCAAAGACACTTCTATGCAAAAAGGGCATTTTCAGGTTTGGTTTCTTCACTCCTGCAAACTCCACTTCTCGCTTACGTTATGTTGGGATTTGGTACGACAAGATTCCAGTTCAAACAGTGGTCTGGGTCGCCAACAGAGACGCTCCCATCAACGACACTTCCGGTGTTGTTTCCATCTCTGACGACGGAAACCTCGTGGTTACCGATGGTAGAAACCGCAGTATATGGTCTACCAACGTCACAGTACCAGTAGCTCCAAATGCTACTTGGGTCCAGCTAATGGAAAACGGGAATCTTAGGCTACAAGACAACAGAAACAACGGAGAGATCATATGGGAGAGTTTCAAGCATCCCTATAGCTCTGTGTTGCCAAGAATGAGTCTCTTGACCAACAGTAAAACCGGAGAAAACATCGGTCTTACTTCTTGGAGAAACTATACAGATCCTTCAACAGGGAACTATACAGTTGGCCTTGTCGCTTTCCCGTTTCCCGAGCTTCTAATCTGGAAGAACAAGGTTCCACAGTGGCGTAGCGGTCCCTGGAATGGTCAGGTTTTCATCGGTTTACCGGATATGGATTCTCTCCTCAACATTGATGGTTTTAACCTCAACAATGATAACCACGGAACGGTTTCGTTGAGCTATGCTAATGACTCCTTCATGTATCACTTCAACTTGGATCCTAATGGAGCTATATACCAGAGAGACTGGAGTACTTCTATGAATGACTGGCGAGTCGGTGTTCGGTTCCCATCTACAGACTGTGATGAATACAGTAGATGTGGTCCTTATGGGAGCTGCAATTACCGGGAAGATCCACAGTGCAAGTGCATACAAGGTTTTGTGCCGAGGAATAGCACAGAGTGGAGTGGAGGAAACTGGATTAATGGATGTGTGAGAAGAGCTCCATTAAGGTGTGAAAGGGTTAGAAATGGAAGTAGTAATGGAGGAAAAGAAGATTGGTTTTTGAAAGTGCAGAAGATGAAAGTACCTGTCAATGTGCAACCGTCTTTAGCTAATGCGCAAGCTTGTCCTAAGGCTTGTTTAGATAACTGTTCTTGCACAGCTTATGCATATGATCAAGGCATTGGATGCATGCTTTGGAGCGGTAGCTTGGTTGATATGCAATCGTTCTTGGGAAGTGGCATTGATCTTTATATTCGTCTCTCGCATTCTGAACTCagtgagtaaaaaaaaaactttactaATCTCACATTTATTCTTCTTCATTGACTAATGACATCTCACCAAAATCTTGTAGAAGCACATAGCAAGAGAGCAGTAATGATCACAGCACTTGTTCTAGGCGTTGTGTTTGTTGTTGCGGTCTGCGTTCTTTTAGCATGCCTGAAACTCAAAAAGCGTCCGGGTTAGAATTTTCTTTACTCTTGCTTGAGATTTTTCcttttataattatttgtttgCATCTTCAATCGTTGCCTTAGGAGAACCAAAGAAAGATAGAAGCGTAGAGCAATTGTTAAAGAGAATGGAAGAAGTTAACAGTGGTGATGAGCCTGCTTCTaaccaagtcaagctagaggAGCTTCCGCTCTTTGAGTTTCAAGTGTTAGCTACAGCAACTGATGACTTCTCTCTCAGAAGCAAGCTCGGACAAGGCGGATTTGGTCCTGTTTACAAGGTGAAGACacttaaaaaaaacactttctgAAAAGAGATTTTTGTATAAAAtctcatattaatatttttttttcttcagggAAAATTACCTGAAGGGCAAGAAATAGCAGTGAAGAGGCTCTCAAGGGCATCAGGACAAGGACTTGAGGAGCTTATGAACGAAGTGGTTGTCATTTCGAAGTTGCAACATAGGAATCTGGTGAAGTTACTTGGCTGTTGCATTGAAGGTGAAGAAAGGTTGCTAGTCTACGAATATATGCCAAAGAAAAGCTTGGATGCCTATCTATTTGGTAAAATGATCTCCTCTCTTTTGTTCTTACTTAGGAAAGCTAATGATTTTGTAAGCTCTTTCTTCAGACCCTTTGAAGCAAAAGATTCTTGACTGGAAGACACGGTTGAACATAATGGAAGGAATATGCAGGGGTCTTCTGTACCTTCACAGAGATTCAAGACTAAGGATCATACACAGAGATCTAAAAGCCAGCAACATTTTGTTAGATGACAACATGAATCCCAAAATATCTGATTTCGGGCTTGCAAGAGTTTTCCTAGCGAATGAAGATGAAGCTAACACAAGAAGGGTTGTAGGAACATAGTAAGTATCCATTCCCATTATACACAACAAGAAGGGTTATcatattaatgaaatatttgttATTGCAGTGGCTATATGTCACCGGAATATGCTATGGAAGGCTTATTTTCAGAAAAATCAGACGTTTTCAGCTTGGGGGTTATACTTTTAGAGATCATAAGTGGGAAAAAAAACTCTCACAAGGAAGATAATTATCCAAACCTTTTAGCTTATGTAAGTGTGTACTAATAATCAGTGTTTAGTAACTTTTATAGCTTTTAAACTTTACCTGTAAATTTGATATTCTTACAGGTGTGGACGCTGTGGAATGAGGGAGAGGCTGCTTCTCTAGCAGATCCAAACGTCTTTGATGAGTCTTTCGAGAAAGAGATAACAAAATGTGTTCAGATTGGTTTGTTGTGTGTGCAAGAAGTTGCTGACGATCGACCTAATGTTTCAACCGTGATTTGGATGCTAACCACCGAGAACATGAACCTCCCCGAGCCGAATCAGCCTGCGTTTATAACAAGAAGAGAAAAGTCTGAGGGTGAATCTTCTGACCAGAGTAGTCAGAAGGTCTCTATCAATGATGTGAGCCTCACATCTGTTACAGGGCGTTAAGAACATAAAGCCAATCtgattatgtataattaaaaaggTTTGAATATGTTTGGCGAATAATTAAGTGTGTTGATTATAATATGTGGAGTGTTATAAGTCAATATAGACATTATGATGTGTGTTGAATAAAATGTGTGGAGTGTTATAAGTCAATATAAAATAGACATTATGATGAATGTTGAATAAGTTGTAAAAAtctagaaaatatatatgtttatataaaatactGGTTTGAGAAACTCCTacgtttgaaaattttattattctgcGCATGCTTAATGGTTAGATTAAAGAACAAGAGATGTATATCTGAGAAGTTAAGTTCAGATTTGGTCTTATGACCTCAGTAAAATCACTTTCAATAGTTTCTAGTACTGAAACTTAACTAACCTGGATGAAGAAGCTGAAAAGGAGAAAGAACATAAACCACATATGTTCTTGAgaagccatttttttttcttgagaagCCACACTATTATGGTTTTGTGTGTTTGGGTTGCTTtgctatgtatatatatagtgaaatgAACGAACCTGGATAGTTTGGAATTGTGGATAAGATCAGTTTTGACCTTTCATAATTCCATTAAATACATAACAACATCTTTGACTCTTCtgcataaattttattatagtgAAGCCAAGAAAGAAAtttactctctctttttcttcttctttctttgtaaGAAATTTAACGACCTTGAACATCGGTGAAGGTAACGTCATTAACAGAACTACCCGGCTCTGCAATGAGCAAAGAAACAATTTCGCGGCCTCTCCTTCTCACGGAAGTAAACGCAGGAAGCTTAGGATTTGGAAGATCAATAGCGTTTTGACCCAACATGATGAGAACAGAGGACATATCTACTCTGTCCGAAGCGTTTTCTTGTACGCAAAGCAACCCAATGTGTATGCACTTCACCACTTCGCTCTCGTTATAAGTCCCTTGATCCATAAAGTTGTCTATGATGTCCTTTGCTTCACCTTTTTCCCATAGATCCCAAATCTACaaagatgaaaaaaacaaatatcttcCCTAccttataaataaagagatttataaaaactgaaaaacttatgaagaagatgaatttgTTTCACTGAACTTTCATTTCATTCATTACCTCAACGATTACAACCTAGTTTAGTATATTTATGCTAGAGAATGAAAACCGTAGCTCACTAGACAGATGGCTCAATCCTGATCCTTAAGAGAATCGAGGGCTGTAGCCTTAAGCCACTAAGACCACCGAAGATGCACTCTTCTTTGTCGACTGGGCTTTGTCTCGTCTTGGCCCATATTCGCTTTACCTTTCTGATCCTGAGCCAAAGCTGCGTCGTTTTGAGTCATGCTCTGTTTAACAATAAACAGGTCCGAAACCACCAGCTCCAAGCTTGTTATGGGAAGAGAAGTTATCAGTGGCTGCCGCGATCGTTAATGGTTTGATTAAAGAATCAGGGAAGTTATGTTCGGATTCATCTAGTACAGACTTGGTATTGTTACCTCAGTTAAAAAACCTTATGTGAAACTGAGGTGTGTTAGTTATAATAAATTCTACTCttaaatgaattaattaacCTTGATGGAGAAACTGAACCTGTTGGAAAGGGAGAAAAACAAAACCGAATTATGTTCTTGACTCTTGAGATGACACAGTAGGCTTTGTCTTCTTCCTacttttctaaattttttttattgttagaGAAGTTATGTTCAGATTCATCTAGTACAGACTTTGTACTATTTACCTCAGTTAAAAACACCTAATGTGAAACTGAGCTGTGTTGGTAGTTACAATAAATTCTAGTGCTGAAACTTGACCTACTCTTAGATGAATTAATTAACCTTGATGGGAATGGAACCGAAACATGTTCTTGACTCTTGAGAAGCcacagtagattttttttttgtcacgaaagcttatattaaactaaaaatcGAACAGGTTCAAATGATTACAACCGAAGTTAATCTCAACGGCCAGACAATAAACGAAAAGTACAGCAATAGGTGTGTTAAAGGGGCGAAGATACCCGTAGAGATGCTTCACTTGAAACCCTGAAACTGATGTTCTGAAGAACATACTAAAGTCGGAGTATGAACCGACGACGGGGGACCCTAAACAGCGGGTTTGAAGACGGTTGGTGGACACCAACACTGGTGATGGGAGACTCTTCTTTTCTTTAGATAAGGTGTATGTAACTGATAAGAGCATTGGATGATGATCTCGTCCCGGGTTCTTGATGGAACTATGTCGAAAACTGTTTGCCCGTGGGAACAACTGAAAGACTCTAGAACCGTAGCTAAGAGCGGTAGGAAAAGGCCTTGTCTGCCTAGATTTGGCTCTGATAATCATGAACAGAGGAGCAGAGATTGTTTGGGCTATGTGAACCCTGTATACGATGACAGTAGATTTTTTCTTGAAATGATTCTCCTTATCTTGCTTTCCTTCTTCgtctttttccttttcaaaatttctattgTTAACTGTGTGGAAAGCTCCAATACCGTTTCCTGCTTCAGTGTCATTGGTCTATGTGATCTTATTGCTAGTCTTTCAAGGTTCTGTTTACCACTGATTGCATTcctatagcaaaaaaaaacagttacgTCTGAAAAAATCGGATGtagtttcaatgtttttttttccttgataAGTAGTAAAAGAGTCTGATCTTTAGACCAtacaaaatgtttcatttacgAGTTGTTTTCTATCTTTTTTGACACATGGTAACATAATGGTGaacttgggggggggggggggggggggggggggggggggggggggggggggggcaatGATACAGTTTGTATGTACGTCGCCATTGCAACTTGACAGAGTTCTGCCATTTTAACTTAAATgtgaaaaaattaaacatattaCTACAATAGTGTTTGCATGTGACTTTACAGAAAGACACAGAACATCAAGTTCTGCCATCGATGGTAATTTATGACATTTTACCACTCAATAACCGACAAATTCGCTTGACTTACGATGTTGAAGTCACTGCCCAAATGTCACTCTACGACAGAAACAATCTTCTTTGAAAGAAAGTCTTCTTATAGAGACAAAGACCACCACTATATTAACTTGCCTCTCGTACACGATATCTTCCAAAGAGACCACCACTATATTAACTTGCCTTTCGTACACGATAACTTTCCAAAGAGAAACAACAAAGCAAAACTGGAACCTGTTCTTTTTCACTTAGTAGCTATGGTGGTTCTACTGAACTCACGtccttgttttgttgttcttatTCTTCTTGCAGCATTCTCTTGCTTCTCTCCGAGACTATGTTTCGGCGAAGACAGAATCACGTTCTCAACTCCGATCAAAGACTCAGAGTCAAAGACACTTCTCTCCAAAAGTGGTGTGTTCAGGTTTGGTTTCTTCACTCCTGTAAACTCAACTGGTCGGTTACGTTACGTTGGGATTTGGTACGACAAGATTCCAGTTCAAACTGTGGTTTGGGTCGCCAACAGGGAGGCTCCCATCAACGACACTTCCGGTGTTGTTTCCATCTCTGACGACGGAAACCTCGTGGTCACGGATGGTCGAAACAGCCTTCTATGGTCCACCAACGTCACAGTACCAGTAGCTCCAAATGAAACTTGGGTTCAGCTAATGGAAAATGGGAATCTTAGGTTACAAGACAACAGAAACAACGGTGAGATTCTGTGGGAGAGTTTCAAGCATCCCTATAGTTCTATGTTGCCAAGAATGAGTCTTGGGATTAACAATGGAACCGGAGAGAATACAGGGCTTACTTCTTGGAGAAGCTATACAGATCCTTCAACAGGGAACTATACAGTTGGCCTTGTCGCTTTCCCGTTTCCCGAGCTTCTAATCTGGAAGAACAAGGTTCCACAGTGGCGTAGCGGTCCCTGGAACGGTCAGGTTTTCATCGGTTTACCGGATATGGATTCCCTTCTGAACATTGATGGGTTTAACCTCAATAATGATAACCAAGGAACGGTTTTACTGACCTTTGCTAATGACTCTTTCTTGTATCACTTCAACTTGGATCCTAATGGAGCTATATACCAGAGAGATTGGAGTACTTCTATGAATGATTGGAGAGTTGGTGTCAGGTTCCCATCTACAGATTGTGATGAATACAATAGATGTGGTCCATATGGGAGCTGCAATTACCGGGAAGACCCACAGTGTAAATGCATAAAAGGGTTTGTGCCTAGGAACAACACTGAGTGGAGTTTAGGAAACTGGATTAGTGGATGTGTGAGAAGAGCTCCACTACGGTGCGAAAGAGTCAAGAATGGAAGTAGTAATGGAGGAAAAGAAGATTGGTTTTTGAAAGTGCAGAAGATGAAAGTACCAGTGAATGTGCAACCATCTTTAGCTAATGCGCAAGCTTGTCCTAAGGTTTGTTTAGATAACTGTTCTTGCACAGCTTATGCATATGATCAAGGCATTGGATGCATGCTTTGGAGTGGTAACTTAGTTGATATGCAATCTTTCTTGGGAAGTGGCATTGATCTTTATATTCGGCTTTCGCATTCTGAACTCAGTGAGTAAAAGAAACTTTAGTAGTCTCACCTTTCTTATTATTCTTTGACTAATGACATCTCACCAAAATCTTGTAGAAGCACACAGCAAGAGAGCAGTAATGATCACAGCACTTGTGCTAGGCATTGTGTTTGTTTCTGCGGTCTGTGTTCTTTTAGCATGCCTGAAACTCAAAAAGCGTCCAGGTTAGAGTGTTCTTTACTCTTGCTTGAGATTTTTCcttttataataatttgtttgCTTCTTAAATCATTGCCTTAGGAGAACCAAAGAAAGATAGAAGTGTAGAGCAGTTGTTAAAGAGAATGGAAGAAGTTAACAGTGGTGATGAGGCTGCTTCTAACCAAGTTAAGCTAGAGGAGCTTCCGCTCTTTGAGTTCCAAGTGTTAGCTACAGCAACTGATGACTTCTCTCTCAGAAGCAAGCTCGGACAAGGCGGATTTGGTCCTGTTTACAAGGTAAAGGCACTAAACAAAACACTTTCTGAAAAGAGATTTTTCTATACAATCtcatatcaatattttttttttcttcagggAAAGTTACCTGAAGGGCAAGAAATAGCAGTGAAGAGGCTCTCAAGGGCATCAGGACAAGGACTTGAGGAGCTTATGAACGAAGTGGTTGTGATCTCCAAGTTGCAACATAGGAATCTGGTGAAGTTACTTGGCTGTTGCATTGAAGGTGAAGAAAGGTTGCTAGTCTACGAGTATATGCCAAACAAAAGCTTGGATGCCTATCTATTTGGTAAAATGATCTCCTCTCTTTCGTTCTTACTTAGGAAAGCTAATGATTTTGTAAGCTCTTTCTTTAGACCCTTTGAAGCAAAAGATTCTTGATTGGAAGACACGGTTGAACATAATGGAAGGAATATGCAGGGGTCTTCTGTACCTTCACAGAGATTCAAGACTAAGGATCATACACAGAGATCTAAAAGCCAGCAACATTTTGTTAGATGACAACCTGAATCCCAAAATATCTGATTTTGGGCTTGCAAGAGTTTTCCGAGCAAATGAAGATGAAGCTAACACAAGAAGGGTTGTAGGAACATAGTAAGTACTCATTTCGGAAAAATAGTAACACAAATATTTTGAAAGCCAGTATTATCATAACctatatgaattatttttttgatgttGTTGCAGCGGCTACATGTCACCGGAATATGCAATGGAAGgtttattttcagaaaaatcAGATGTTTTCAGCTTGGGGGTTATACTTTTAGAGATCATAAGTGGGAGAAGAAACTCTTACAAGAAAGATAATTATCCAAACCTGTTAGCTTATGTAAGTGTGCACTAACAATCATTGTTTAGTAGATTTTCTACCTTTTAAACTTTACCTGTAAATTTGGTATGTTTATAGGTGTGGACGCTGTGGAATGAGGGTGAGGCTGCTTCTCTAGCAGATCCAAACGTCTTTGATGAGTCTTTCGAGAAAGAGATAACAAAATGTGTTCAGATTAGTTTGTTGTGTGTGCAAGAAGTTGCTAATGATAGACCGAATGTTTCAACTGTGATCTGGATGCTAACAACTGAGAACATGGACCTCCCTGAGCCGAAGCAGCCTGCGTTTATAACAAGAAGAGAAAAGTCTGAGGGTGAATCTTCTGACCAGAGTAGTCAAAAGGAGTCTATCAATGATGTGAGCCTCACATCTGTTACAGGGCGGT
This genomic interval from Brassica napus cultivar Da-Ae chromosome A6, Da-Ae, whole genome shotgun sequence contains the following:
- the LOC106368122 gene encoding G-type lectin S-receptor-like serine/threonine-protein kinase At1g11330 → MVVLLNSHPCFVLILLLAAFSCFSLRLCFGEDRLTFSTPIKDSESKTLLCKKGIFRFGFFTPANSTSRLRYVGIWYDKIPVQTVVWVANRDAPINDTSGVVSISDDGNLVVTDGRNRSIWSTNVTVPVAPNATWVQLMENGNLRLQDNRNNGEIIWESFKHPYSSVLPRMSLLTNSKTGENIGLTSWRNYTDPSTGNYTVGLVAFPFPELLIWKNKVPQWRSGPWNGQVFIGLPDMDSLLNIDGFNLNNDNHGTVSLSYANDSFMYHFNLDPNGAIYQRDWSTSMNDWRVGVRFPSTDCDEYSRCGPYGSCNYREDPQCKCIQGFVPRNSTEWSGGNWINGCVRRAPLRCERVRNGSSNGGKEDWFLKVQKMKVPVNVQPSLANAQACPKACLDNCSCTAYAYDQGIGCMLWSGSLVDMQSFLGSGIDLYIRLSHSELKAHSKRAVMITALVLGVVFVVAVCVLLACLKLKKRPGEPKKDRSVEQLLKRMEEVNSGDEPASNQVKLEELPLFEFQVLATATDDFSLRSKLGQGGFGPVYKGKLPEGQEIAVKRLSRASGQGLEELMNEVVVISKLQHRNLVKLLGCCIEGEERLLVYEYMPKKSLDAYLFDPLKQKILDWKTRLNIMEGICRGLLYLHRDSRLRIIHRDLKASNILLDDNMNPKISDFGLARVFLANEDEANTRRVVGTYGYMSPEYAMEGLFSEKSDVFSLGVILLEIISGKKNSHKEDNYPNLLAYVWTLWNEGEAASLADPNVFDESFEKEITKCVQIGLLCVQEVADDRPNVSTVIWMLTTENMNLPEPNQPAFITRREKSEGESSDQSSQKVSINDVSLTSVTGR
- the LOC106349801 gene encoding G-type lectin S-receptor-like serine/threonine-protein kinase At1g11330; its protein translation is MLKSLPKCHSTTETIFFERKSSYRDKDHHYINLPLVHDIFQRDHHYINLPFVHDNFPKRNNKAKLEPVLFHLVAMVVLLNSRPCFVVLILLAAFSCFSPRLCFGEDRITFSTPIKDSESKTLLSKSGVFRFGFFTPVNSTGRLRYVGIWYDKIPVQTVVWVANREAPINDTSGVVSISDDGNLVVTDGRNSLLWSTNVTVPVAPNETWVQLMENGNLRLQDNRNNGEILWESFKHPYSSMLPRMSLGINNGTGENTGLTSWRSYTDPSTGNYTVGLVAFPFPELLIWKNKVPQWRSGPWNGQVFIGLPDMDSLLNIDGFNLNNDNQGTVLLTFANDSFLYHFNLDPNGAIYQRDWSTSMNDWRVGVRFPSTDCDEYNRCGPYGSCNYREDPQCKCIKGFVPRNNTEWSLGNWISGCVRRAPLRCERVKNGSSNGGKEDWFLKVQKMKVPVNVQPSLANAQACPKVCLDNCSCTAYAYDQGIGCMLWSGNLVDMQSFLGSGIDLYIRLSHSELKAHSKRAVMITALVLGIVFVSAVCVLLACLKLKKRPGEPKKDRSVEQLLKRMEEVNSGDEAASNQVKLEELPLFEFQVLATATDDFSLRSKLGQGGFGPVYKGKLPEGQEIAVKRLSRASGQGLEELMNEVVVISKLQHRNLVKLLGCCIEGEERLLVYEYMPNKSLDAYLFDPLKQKILDWKTRLNIMEGICRGLLYLHRDSRLRIIHRDLKASNILLDDNLNPKISDFGLARVFRANEDEANTRRVVGTYGYMSPEYAMEGLFSEKSDVFSLGVILLEIISGRRNSYKKDNYPNLLAYVWTLWNEGEAASLADPNVFDESFEKEITKCVQISLLCVQEVANDRPNVSTVIWMLTTENMDLPEPKQPAFITRREKSEGESSDQSSQKESINDVSLTSVTGR